A genomic stretch from Engraulis encrasicolus isolate BLACKSEA-1 chromosome 10, IST_EnEncr_1.0, whole genome shotgun sequence includes:
- the LOC134457150 gene encoding PGC-1 and ERR-induced regulator in muscle protein 1, with protein sequence MDDFEYSVQMSEKDWNSFFQECEECDLLPPVLAGLDDSGMSDFDEFGPHRRSRQGRDTAQSGGDLNDGPLHEESLCMDRYGLCSPDYVLSGSEDDMHIDRSVNRFFEHLRSMANIPEQSHKPPTANGNAKRTQGTNKVDFPPTNGLPKTTPLGAKNNQSALGSGDVKPKSKADCRFPDVSSKATADWYARSMMSALREDWPVNQNKDTAHNNNKLSKDTLPAQRRSSDTGPVLSSALAGCRNGPEVLLRGDEAYGLSVPRKASEYPEGQSPCVTPRRKKKRKKRMSMEPVEAGHSYEGQFTGALTDSDEDRHLRRTELEKPQWGSLPGEFGTVKMADKSSSDPKRLSLHNPAVIDSLSDQLPVQANSRTRIDRVTGPRELSTAGNQADSIDLPRALPQGTYNSQTVGNTEPQSRRSTDMSKERCLEAPLSLLSPLQRLMKGNSCKPDESPVSANVKDQTETPTHIFNSSVSTHSDGDKVLGNSTQTSTQLLEAQKSDQVQGCHSSVDPEGSQIVNRPKTAAHTPPGSQIGQTGQPLSQNGVLEGEGGHSHPSASLAQINNTSPLDPGKPFPMGDSSVTANAQNDIRPKLANGHIATAVDALKCTQLVKLSHEPPNKDSSVTLNGNLPHTAPSNARGANLQTLLDLLDSNNKPSALPAHLHGPAAETAAVVALTATCPPALGNAALDKQMQIRVESAELADHGRDNTRSKQIIAYPAEADPKCTPAGPLCCTSPSSTEETDANKHDTPPPVTREMQNGQPKQLSKAETDSGIINSYGKGLCDLSKASDTEKNVALESNCTDESRKTGSGAHDEMSVLTKPTTEYSDTGNSQLQRSSDTSNAVVKEPCKAVSAQSSQNKEAAKPATDAAASNASPHLPPEEDKLDTIPEKKDADAVSNDPPPVFAMSSFWNEMEKLTINDILRLRMVGHAQHPSILTPLAEDDLSEASHARDSGYFTHVDDTRPDRSSGDMSTMSDFDEEQDQEVPKQELEQEEVSTDPSANILWVNEPDSPSALAETEDVLLISTDTAIPQSLYAEQQYFRKMCKNISMQNLRALENQPLRQILRNASVQSLRSLDDDSAADPFYHIDTSAQFSDDESVADGHGFSLSEMMEYLFCGGDDDAISTVSETDNLIASHISGTSVPETYDDFYTEFETSSLFFPEQSTGSDSSKLMPIFSCSRASSRNSNFGNVQFPEAYDYFFPDSPPQSDNEEEREHSPPIRVVSRYQNKTSTLYNTSDSADGAFWTSPLSLRKVRRKSLTVPTSNQNNNFSLVPVTSGRKTGRRPMQPFSVMGFEDQGSFPDPVLCDLESRIFRKLAEQQMRCPETTVVDPRVDAPLVPLKQSDMCLVCIAFASWVMKSVSPQGADTWKAVLLANISALSAIRYLRRYKYMRDEAAAAAMGAKPLPQSSQS encoded by the exons ATGGACGACTTCGAGTACAGCGTACAGATGTCGGAGAAAGACTGGAATAGCTTCTTCCAGGAGTGCGAGGAGTGTGATCTCCTGCCACCGGTGCTCGCAGGGCTAGATGACTCTGGGATGAGCGACTTTGATGAATTTGGCCCACACAGGAGGTCCCGACAGGGCAGAGACACAGCTCAGTCTGGTGGAGACCTAAATGATGGACCTCTGCACGAGGAGAGTCTGTGCATGGACAGGTACGGCCTATGCAGTCCAGACTACGTGTTGTCGGGGAGTGAGGATGATATGCACATTGATCGATCTGTCAATCGCTTTTTCGAGCATTTGAGGAGTATGGCTAATATTCCTGAGCAGTCTCATAAGCCCCCCACTGCTAATGGGAATGCGAAGAGAACCCAGGGCACCAACAAGGTGGACTTTCCGCCAACCAATGGCCTACCAAAGACGACACCTCTCGGAGCTAAGAACAACCAAAGTGCCCTAGGCTCAGGTGATGTCAAGCCAAAGAGTAAGGCAGACTGTAGGTTTCCAGACGTTTCTTCTAAAGCCACGGCAGACTGGTACGCTCGTAGCATGATGTCAGCACTCAGGGAGGACTGGCCGGTCAATCAGAATAAAGATACAGCCCATAATAATAACAAGCTCTCCAAGGACACACTGCCGGCCCAGCGAAGGTCATCTGACACTGGTCCAGTGCTGAGCTCAGCCTTGGCCGGATGTAGAAACGGCCCAGAAGTATTATTGCGAGGGGATGAAGCATATGGCCTGTCAGTACCCAGGAAGGCTTCAGAATACCCAGAAGGGCAGTCTCCTTGCGTAACCCCACgtaggaagaaaaagaggaagaaaaggatgAGCATGGAGCCTGTGGAAGCAGGGCACAGCTACGAGGGCCAGTTCACAGGTGCTCTTACTGATTCGGACGAGGATAGACACTTGCGCAGAACAGAGTTAGAGAAGCCGCAATGGGGGAGTTTGCCTGGGGAGTTTGGCACAGTTAAAATGGCTGACAAAAGCAGCAGTGATCCCAAGCGCCTGTCACTACACAACCCCGCTGTGATTGATAGCCTCTCAGATCAGTTGCCAGTACAAGCAAACTCACGCACACGGATTGACAGAGTCACAGGGCCAAGAGAGCTATCTACAGCTGGAAACCAAGCTGACAGTATTGACTTACCGAGAGCACTCCCGCAGGGCACCTacaattctcaaactgtggggaACACAGAACCACAGAGTCGCAGAAGCACAGACATGTCCAAGGAAAGGTGCTTGGAGGcaccattatcattattatcaccaCTGCAGAGGCTTATGAAAGGAAATAGCTGCAAACCTGACGAGTCACCTGTGTCAGCAAATGTCAAAGACCAGACAGAGACCCCAACACACATTTTCAATAGCAGCGTGTCAACACACAGTGATGGCGATAAGGTGTTGGGTAACTCAACACAAACCAGCACTCAACTGTTGGAAGCACAGAAATCCGATCAGGTGCAGGGCTGTCATTCATCCGTTGATCCTGAAGGATCACAAATTGTAAATAGGCCAAAGACTGCAGCACACACGCCTCCAGGCAGTCAGATAGGACAAACGGGACAACCTCTTTCACAAAATGGAGTGCTTGAAGGTGAGGGAGGACACAGTCATCCATCAGCTTCACTAGCACAGATAAACAACACTTCACCTCTAGACCCAGGAAAACCTTTTCCAATGGGTGATTCATCAGTGACAGCTAATGCACAAAATGATATCAGACCCAAACTTGCAAACGGCCACATTGCCACAGCTGTAGATGCCCTGAAATGTACACAGCTTGTAAAACTTTCCCACGAACCCCCAAACAAAGACTCTTCAGTCACCCTCAATGGCAATCTTCCACACACAGCCCCTTCTAATGCTCGAGGAGCAAACCTGCAGACGTTACTAGACTTACTAGATAGCAACAACAAGCCCAGTGCATTGCCAGCACATTTACATGGCCCAGCAGCAGAAACAGCAGCGGTGGTAGCACTAACTGCCACATGTCCCCCAGCTCTGGGCAATGCAGCCCTTGACAAACAGATGCAAATCAGGGTGGAAAGTGCTGAGCTAGCAGATCACGGCCGTGATAACACCCGGAGCAAACAGATCATTGCATATCCTGCCGAAGCAGATCCTAAATGTACTCCTGCTGGTCCTCTCTGTtgtacctccccctcctccacagaGGAAACAGACGCTAACAAACATGACACACCTCCTCCTGTAACTCGTGAAATGCAAAATGGGCAACCCAAACAACTGTCTAAAGCTGAAACGGACTCAGGCATTATTAATTCATATGGCAAGGGATTATGTGACTTGTCAaaggctagtgacactgaaaaaaATGTTGCACTGGAATCTAATTGCACTGATGAATCACGCAAAACAGGTAGTGGTGCACATGATGAAATGAGCGTTTTGACCAAGCCCACTACAGAATACAGTGACACTGGCAACAGTCAGCTTCAGAGGTCATCAGACACCTCAAATGCTGTTGTAAAAGAACCCTGCAAAGCAGTTTCAGCACAGTCTTCCCAAAATAAGGAAGCTGCCAAACCGGCAACAGATGCAGCAGCCTCAAACGCTTCTCCGCACCTCCCTCCTGAGGAGGACAAGTTGGACACCATACCCGAGAAGAAGGATGCAGATGCCGTGAGCAATGACCCTCCCCCAGTCTTTGCCATGTCCTCATTCTGGAATGAGATGGAGAAGCTGACCATCAACGACATTCTGCGCTTGCGCATGGTCGGCCACGCCCAACATCCGAGCATCCTGACCCCTCTGGCCGAGGACGACCTCAGCGAGGCCTCGCATGCCAGGGACTCGGGTTACTTCACGCACGTGGACGACACCCGGCCAGATCGATCGTCCGGAGACATGTCCACCATGTCAGACTTTGACGAAGAGCAAGACCAAGAAGTTCCCAAGCAAGAGCTAGAACAGGAGGAGGTATCAACTGACCCCTCCGCCAACATCTTGTGGGTTAATGAACCCGATTCCCCCTCTGCGTTGGCTGAGACGGAGGATGTCTTGTTAATCAGCACAGACACGGCCATACCTCAGTCACTCTATGCAGAGCAGCAGTACTTCAGAAAGATGTGTAAGAACATCAGTATGCAGAACCTCCGGGCCCTGGAGAACCAGCCCCTGCGGCAGATACTGAGGAACGCCTCAGTCCAGTCGCTGCGGTCACTGGACGACGATAGTGCAGCTGACCCTTTCTATCACATAGACACATCTGCACAGTTTTCTGATGACGAGTCCGTGGCGGATGGCCATGGTTTCTCCCTCTCAGAGATGATGGAGTATTTGttctgtggtggtgatgatgatgccaTTTCTACTGTGTCAGAGACAGACAACTTGATTGCATCACACATTAGTGGCACTTCTGTCCCCGAGACCTATGATGACTTTTACACAGAGTTTGAGACAAGCAGCCTCTTCTTCCCTGAGCAGTCCACTGGGTCAGACTCGAGcaaattaatgcccattttctcCTGTTCTCGTGCCTCTAGTCGCAACAGTAACTTCGGTAACGTCCAGTTCCCTGAAGCTTACGACTACTTCTTTCCCGACTCCCCTCCACAGTCAGACAATGAGGAAGAGCGTGAGCACTCTCCCCCGATTCGTGTCGTCTCACGGTATCAGAACAAGACGTCAACTCTCTACAACACCAGCGATAGTGCTGATGGGGCCTTTTGGACCAGCCCTCTTTCCCTGCGTAAGGTGCGGCGCAAAAGCCTAACCGTCCCAACCTCCAACCAAAACAACAACTTCTCACTGGTTCCCGTGACCAGTGGCAGGAAAACAGGCAGGCGGCCGATGCAGCCGTTCAGCGTGATGGGGTTTGAGGACCAGGGCTCCTTCCCCGACCCCGTGCTGTGCGACCTGGAGAGCCGCATCTTCAGGAAGCTGGCTGAGCAGCAGATGCGTTGCCCGGAGACGACCGTCGTAGACCCCC gcGTGGATGCCCCTCTGGTTCCCCTTAAGCAGTCCGACATGTGTCTGGTCTGCATTGCCTTCGCCTCCTGGGTCATGAAGTCCGTCAGCCCTCAAGGTGCTGACACATGGAAAGCTG TTCTGCTGGCCAACATCAGTGCTCTGTCAGCTATCCGATACTTGAGGAGGTACAAGTACATGAGGGACGAGGCGGCCGCGGCCGCGATGGGAGCCAAGCCGTTGCCACAGAGCAGCCAGTCCTAG